The DNA region CATTGCTTCAGCAATACGCTGACCAATGCTTTGGTCGCTATTAGCCGAGATAGAGCCAACTTGTGCGATTTCTTTTGTAGTTGTGCAAGGCTTGCTAATTTTCTTAAGCTCTTCGAGTGCCGCTGTAACTGCTTTGTCGATACCACGCTTCAAGTCCATTGGATTGTGGCCTGATACTACGTATTTCATGCCTTCGCGTACGATAGACTGGGCCAATACAGTAGCAGTTGTGGTGCCGTCACCTGCGATGTCATTGGTTTTAGAAGCAACTTCTTTCACCATCTGAGCACCCATGTTTTGGAGCTTGTCTTTGAGTTCGATTTCTTTTGCTACGGATACACCATCTTTAGTGATGATTGGGCCGCCAAATGAACGCTCGATAACCACATTACGACCCTTTGGTCCTAACGTTACTTTTACTGCGTTTGCGAGAATATTGACGCCTTCTACCATCTTGGTACGAGCGTTATCTCCAAATACAACGTCTTTTGCTGCCATGATTGAATTCCTTTCTTAGGTAGCGATTACTTCTGTACAACAGCCATGATGTCTTCTTCGCGCATGACGAGAAGCTCATCGCTGCCGACTTTAACTGTTTGACCTGCATATTTGCCGAATAACACGCGATCACCAACTTTGACGTCTGGTGCATTCAACTTACCGCTGTCATCACGCTTGCCTGGGCCAACTGCCAATACTTCGCCTTGATCTGGCTTTTCAGCAGCAGCATCCGGAATAATGATTCCAGAGGCAGTTTTTGATTCTTGATCTAGACGTTTAATGATTACGCGATCATGTAAAGGACGCAGATTCATTCCTTCTCCTATGTTAGTAAGTGTTAACTAATTAAAAAACCAATATAAATCAATGTGTTGCATTCTCTTAACACGAATGTAACAAGCTTTTCAAATGAATAAGCCTGTTTTAGCACTCACGTGTAGGGAGTGCTGATTATATAGGTCTGATTCCAGGGAATTCAAGGGCAAATTCACCTTAAATTTCAAATGAGCCTCCCACTCTTTCTATAATGGAGGCAGGCAAGTAGGTAGATTCCTACACATAAATAAGCCTTAAGCCCTTACTCCTCCAATCCGTCCTGCCTAGACTGACTGTTCAATGATTGGAGAATGCTGATGAGCCCGAAATCCCGGCTGTACACGCTTGTAAAGGCTTGGAAGAACAAACCCTTCCAAGAAGTACGCGACGCCTGCGGCCAGCCCTGGCTTGGTCTTAGTGGCGAAGCGCTAGAAGAACACCAATCCTGGTCCCAGCGGCAAGCGATTAGTAACGAACCCATCTTTAATAGCCAAGGAACTAAGCTGACGAGCTCTTTATTTAGACCATTACTGACCGCCACCGACTCGCAGCTCCTCAGATTGTTCATGGAGGGCTTGGACACTATTACGTATTGGTACCGTAGTGGTCGTTTCATTCCGGGCATCTTGCCTATGCCAGCACAACATCTTGCCTCCAGTAGTTTTATAGATGCTTTAAGTGACCTGATTCTGAACTCAAGACTCCCTGTTGGCCTAGTAAGTTTGGGGATGTACAAATTCAAGGATGCCGACTCCATGGAATCTTGCATGGAAGGTGTGTTGCGAATGCGTCGTCTGGGCGTTCTGATTCATCTTCTGGATTTTTCTGGATCGAGTGCGCAAATCCGCTGGTTAGAGGAGATCGAGCCCGAGGGCATTCATATTGAGATGGGGCAATTTCGTGCAGATGGCTTACCAAACGAAATGATTTCCCTTGGCAAGAAATTCCACACCCAAATTTATGCCAGCAACATCACTCTGGTGAAGGATTTAGAAAATGTTATGACTATGGGGGCACACCATAGCTATGGCGGACTCATGATGCCACCAGTAAGCCGACATCAAATGCTACACATGAGCGATAGCCGTATCGCCAAGGCCATTTTTTCGCTGCACCCTCATAAAACCCAAAACGGAGACAAGTAATGAGAAAACGCGTGATGTTGGTGGATGACCATCCAGCTATGCTGATGGCATTAAAAAGTATGTTGCAAGATCAATTGCTTTTTGAGATCGCAGGACAGGCGCAGCATGGTGAAGAGTGCCTACGCTCAATTAAAGAGGTCAATCCGAATATGGTGATCTTAGATTTAGATATGCCAAAGACGGATGGCTTTGATGTCATCCGTCGGATTGGCTTAATGCATCCAGAGGTTCGTATTCTGGTGCTATCTAGCCTAGATGAAGCGGTCTATGGTGGCAGAGTGCGGTCCTTGGGTGCGCATGGTTTTGTGAACAAGACTGCTGGGGCTGATGTCATTTTGGCTGCCTGCGTTGCCATCTCACAGGGCTATACCTTCTTTACTCATGGGAAGAACGGCAACACCTCTCTGAGCGATAACGACAAATTAGCATTGATATCCGATCGTGAGCTACAAGTCATGAAGTATCTTGGCAAAGGCAATACCAACCAGCAGATATCAGACCTACTGCACATTAGCAATAAGACAGTAGCAACGTACAAGACCAGAGTCTTTGACAAACTAGGTATCAACAATATTGCTGATTTGATCCTGTTCTGCCGCATGAACAACATCATCGAAAGCTAAGTAGCGCATGCATCGATTCATATTGAAAAAAGTATTCACACTCTGCTGTATCTATATAGGCTTGGCGCATGCCGAGCCCTTCAGCGCTTCAGAGCAATCATGGATCGATGCCCATCCAGTGGTGCGATTTAGTATTCACGAAAAATATGCGCCCTATCTCAACCCATCCAACGAACGACAGAGTGCGGCACCCTTTATGGCGCTGCTGTCAAAAATGGAAGAGTGCACACGACAGCAATATGTACCGGTATGGAGAAAAACAAATCAAGAGGGTTTAAAGCAGCTCAGTAAAGGCGAAGTGGATTTCATGATTGATCCACCCAATATTAACAAGCATGTATTGAAATTTGGCTCTCTATCTGATGCTATCTTTTGGGGGCATGATGCCATCGTTACTAAAACCTCAAGCACGCTAGATTCACCCAATACGAAAATTGCGTACTTTGATCGAGGCCTTGAAAATTCGCCCTCCAGCATCAATGGTTACAGTGAACATAATCAACCACAATCTCCCACCCGCTTAATTCAGTCCCTCATTAAAAATGAGATCGAGGCACTCGTCATGCCCATTCGCCTGGCACAGCTTCTGCTTCGTGAAACCCAAAATCCAGATCTCAAAATAGATGGCTTATACAGTCGTGATCCATTTGCTTATCGCTGGCTCATCTCGGACCAGGATGCTCCCTTACGCGATGTACTAAGCCACTTTCTAAATGACTTAGACCCCATTGCATCACGCCAACTTTTTGCGTTCGGAGATGAATCCAAACCAAGAGCCACCATACTACCGTGGCTGAGCGCTATCTTCGTCTTTATTATTGGTGGAGCAATGTTTTATCAGCTACAAAGAAAGTATTTTTATCAGAAGCGAGCTGCCTTGGAATTGCTTCACTCAAAAGAGCTGGCTGAAAAAGCGAACGCTGCTAAGTCCGCCTTTCTAGCAACCATGAGCCATGAAATTCGTACGCCGATGAATGCCATATTAGGCGTTCAAGAGCTTTTGCTTGGTAGTGCGCAATTTCCAAAAAAAGATAAGCCTCTATTAAAGAGTGCGCAAGCTTCTGCCGAATCTCTTTTAGGTATGCTCAATCAAGTATTGGATATTTCTAAGATTGAGGCTGGCAAACTCACTCTTAACCTAGAGCCTTGCAATCCACATCAATTGATTATGGATATTCATGCAGCATTTTCTACAGTAGCCAAGAAACAGAATCTGCTACTCCACACCACGATTGATCCCAGACTTGCAGAAGTTATCATGATTGATTCTTTACGTCTGCGACAAGTTCTACAAAATTTACTCAGTAATGCGATTAAGTTCACTGCTGAAGGTGAGGTGTACTTTTCTATTAGCGTCCTCGCCGATGATCATGCTGGCCAATTGCTTGAGTTCAGAGTGATTGACACTGGAGCAGGCATGGGGAGCGATCAAATCAAATTAGCTCTGCAAGCTTTTGAGCAATTACCAGCTACGCAAGAGTCTTACCTATCAGAGCAAATGAGGGGGACAGGTCTTGGGCTTACCATCACCAATCATTTAGTCAACTCCATGAACAGCCATCTTTATTTTGAGAGCGCGCCAGGCTTTGGAAGCAATGTCCACTTTTCGGTTGCCTTTCCCAGAACTAGTATTGCTGCCGCACAATCTCCAGGTTTTGATTCGCTCGGAACATCACCTAAGAACTTCATCTCAAAAAGGCGAGGTAGAAAAAATACACTCATTCATGCTTTAGTAGTTGAAGACCATCCAGCTAGTCGGCAAATTTTGTCCTTGCAGTTAGAGGCGCTTGGTATCAGTGCTTGTGTTTGTGAGAGTGCCGCTGCGGCGCTAGAGTTGATGCGAGAGAATCATTTTGATCTCATGCTCACAGATCAATCTATGCCTGGAATGCAAGGCTCTGAGCTAGCCAAACAAATCCGCTCCCTAGGTAATCGTGACTTAATTATTATTGGCGTCACTGCAGATATTTATGCCCTCGACTCTCGCCATCAATTTTTAGCTTCTGGCATGAATGGCGTACTCATCAAACCTTTAAGTTTGGGGGCGCTTGAGAATGAACTCATGCGCTACTTTGAATCTAGCCAAGGCTCGGTCTCTGCTTCTGAACCCTATTCCTTTGATGCCTTCTCCAATCTCATCAAAAATGATTCCCACCAAATCATCGTGATCTTGGAGGAAATTGAGAAGGTTCACCTAGATGCCCTGAATCAATTGCAATCAGATGGTAATCAAGCTCCAATGGATGAAGTCCATTTTCAAAGTCTGGTTCATAAAGTCAAAGGTGGGGCACAACTATTGGAAGCTACTGAATTTACCCATGCCTGCGAATCGCTTGAAATTGATGGGGCACTCACAGAGCGGATTGAGAGATTTATCACCCTCCTGGAAGAGCAAAACCAAACTATCGGGACTTATAAGAAAAAATATCGATAGTAATAGGCTGGTTTGCGCCAAGGTTTATCCTATAGGAAATGCGCACCAAATTCTTTTCGCCCTCCCTCATCAGTCTGCTGGCTTTTTTATACGCTAGCCTGGTTACTGGTCAAGCTCACTCCGTAGAAATTCTTGCTCAAGATACTGCACTTCAGTACATCCCCAAGGCCGTAGCCGTCAGCCTTGAAAAGGGCCAGATCCCAAAAGAAGCAATCAGTATTTCAGTGGTTGAAATAGAGCCAGACCAGCCAGGGAAAATCACAGGAAAAACAAAGTTAGACTGGCGTTCGAAGCAGGCAATGAATCCTGCATCAACCATGAAACTGCTCACCACGCTCACTGGTCTAGATGTACTGGGACCTCAATATCGTTGGCGTACAAATGTCTATACCGATGGCCTTATTCGTCAGGGTACCCTCAAAGGCAATCTGTATTTGCAAGGTACCGGCGATCCAAAGCTAGTCCCAGAAGAGTTAGCCAAAATGATGAAGGGTTTGCAAAATCTGGGGATTCAGAAAATTGATGGTAATTTATTTTTTGATAGAAGCGCCTATGCCCCACATGTCATGGAGCACAACACGATCGATGGAGAATCTTTGCGCGCCTATAACGTGCCGCCAGATCCTCTGCTCTACGCTTTTAGAACTCTCTCATTTCAATTGGGCAAATCGCGTACTGCAGACTTTATTGACATAAGCTATACACCTCCATTGTCCCAACTCAAAGTGATCAATCAAATGCAATTGGTCAATCAATCGTGTGATAGCTGGAAAAGTAATATTCACTTTAACTTGGATCCGGAGAGTGAAGGAGGAAGCACCAACCAACTTCTGACTGCCCAATTTTCTGGTAGTTTTCCAAAAGGCTGCAGGGGGGTGAGTTATAACGTCGTTGCTTTGGATGCGAATACCTTTTTCACGCAAGGCTTTGCGGCAGCTTGGGAGTTGGCTGGTGGGGCTTGGACTCAAGCGCCGACCGGACAGTCAGGCACCCTCCCTCTAGCAGCCCGACTACTACTTCAGTTTGAGGGCATCCCCCTAGCGGATGACGTGCAAGATATTAATAAGTTTTCTAATAATGTCATGGCTAGACAATTGATGCTGACCTTAGCCTTAGAGAAGATGGGTAAGCCTGCAAGCACTAAAAATGGAGAGCTCGTAATTCAGAGTTGGCTAAAGGGTTTGGGGCTTCAATTTCCAGAACTCGTCATTGAGAACGGCTCTGGCCTATCCCGTAATGAAGCGATTTCCGCTGAACATATGACGCAATTATTAGTTGCGGCTCGTAACTTGTCCGTTACGGATACGTTTTATAACAGTCTTCCGGTTGCAGGAAAAGATGGCACAATGAAAAATCGCCTCATGGCACATTTACGGAAATTTTTACATTTGAAGAAAAAGCCTGAGGCTCGTATCAAGACAGGGGCGCTTGTAGACGTTAGGGCAATATCAGGCTATGTGATGAGTAAGTCTGGAAGGATGTATGCGGTGACCTCTTTCATAAATCACCCTAATGCCTTGAGGGGCTTAGACGCCCACGATCAACTATTAGCGTGGTTACTTAATGATGGCCCAGAGCCAAAGCACGCACGCTGAAGTCGATCCCGAACTCCATCCCACTCCTCGCCTTTTGGCGGCTCCGGAAATAAAATGAGATCCCAAGCTTGTTGATCCAAATCACGCAGAGAACGATATAAGCGACTTGCAAAGGCAACGCTATCACTGGGCACAACAAACTCCTCAAAATGTACTGATGGATGCCCATCTTCACCTAATGAAGAATCTGAATCCCAAACCGCAACCGCCACTCGTGACTTAATATCTGGAAACTCGCTCAGAGCATCCAAGACTCTACCTGGTGCATACATTCTTAATGGAGTTGTAGGGGCGTAATGGGCACGCAGACTACCTGAGACTCTCGGTGCATCACCGCGCTGTTTTGTTGAACTACTTTCACCAGGTAAGTAGACTTTGATGCCCGTCTTAGAAAGAATTTCTCCAGGAGTAATAAGTCCTGGGCGCAATAAAACCGGGTGATCCCCAGAAGATAAATCAAGGATGGTTGACTCAATCCCTACTTCGCAATCGCCGCCATCCAAAATCATGAGATCTAATATACCTTCAAACTCACTACGGACATCAGCGGCACTGGTTGGCGATACCTTACCAAAACGATTGGCAGAAGGAGCAACTACTCCACCTTTAAATTTACGGAGTAACTCTTTTGCAATCGGGTGAGCCGGCGCCCGAATAGCTACCGTATCTTGACCACCCGTTAGTTCATTCAAAACGCTTTTATCTTTTTTAAAAACTAAAGTTAAAGGGCCTGGCCAAAAAGCATTGATGAGTTTTAATGCGTCTTCTGACAAATCTCGAACCCATGGCGTTAGCACTGGCACCCAATCCACTTGAGTCTGATCGAACTTATCAGGGGCGGCTAAGTGAATAATGAGTGGGTGATTAGAAGGTCTACCTTTGGCAGTAAAAATTTGTTTGATTGCATCGGGGTTCTTTGCATCTGCCCCTAAGCCATAAACGGTCTCAGTCGGAAATGCGACCAAGCCACCATCTCGCAAAGTTTGTACTGCTTCGTTAATTACTGCAGATGAATGCAGGGCGCTACTATCACTGGACATTTCTAGGGCTCGATCCCTAATTCAACGGCGACAGCTGCGCAATTTTGACGTGCTTGGTTCAGCGACTCACCTAAGCAATTAATATGGCCCATCTTACGACCCATGCGTGGATCAGATTTACCGTATAGATGTAACTTAGCATCCGGATGAGAAAGCACTTTATCCCAAGCGGGCTCTCTTGTCTTATCTTCACTACCTTCGTACCAAAGATCACCCAAGAGATTGAGCATAGAGACTGGTGCTAGTAAGCGGGTGTCTCCCAAAGGTAAACGAGCCATGCTCCTGACCTGCTGTTCAAACTGACTGCTGACACAGGCATCCATCGTGTAGTGGCCTGAGTTATGCGGACGTGGAGCAACTTCATTAGCAATGATGTCGCCACTCTTGAGCACAAAGAATTCCACGCACAATACACCCACATAATCAATCTTCCGAATCAATGCTTTAGCGGCTTCAATAATTTTTTTCTCTTGGGCAGGCTTCAGAGATGGGGCGGGCACAGTTGAGGTATGTAGGATACCGTCACGATGAATATTCTGAGAAACAGGGTATGCCACTACCGCATCATCGTACCCGCGCACTACCAAAGCAGACACTTCAAAATCCAAATCCATGCGCTTTTCAAGAACACAAGGCACCTTATCCAATTGGGCCCAAGC from Polynucleobacter sp. AP-Elch-400A-B2 includes:
- a CDS encoding co-chaperone GroES, encoding MNLRPLHDRVIIKRLDQESKTASGIIIPDAAAEKPDQGEVLAVGPGKRDDSGKLNAPDVKVGDRVLFGKYAGQTVKVGSDELLVMREEDIMAVVQK
- a CDS encoding diguanylate phosphodiesterase, whose amino-acid sequence is MSPKSRLYTLVKAWKNKPFQEVRDACGQPWLGLSGEALEEHQSWSQRQAISNEPIFNSQGTKLTSSLFRPLLTATDSQLLRLFMEGLDTITYWYRSGRFIPGILPMPAQHLASSSFIDALSDLILNSRLPVGLVSLGMYKFKDADSMESCMEGVLRMRRLGVLIHLLDFSGSSAQIRWLEEIEPEGIHIEMGQFRADGLPNEMISLGKKFHTQIYASNITLVKDLENVMTMGAHHSYGGLMMPPVSRHQMLHMSDSRIAKAIFSLHPHKTQNGDK
- a CDS encoding response regulator transcription factor, whose amino-acid sequence is MRKRVMLVDDHPAMLMALKSMLQDQLLFEIAGQAQHGEECLRSIKEVNPNMVILDLDMPKTDGFDVIRRIGLMHPEVRILVLSSLDEAVYGGRVRSLGAHGFVNKTAGADVILAACVAISQGYTFFTHGKNGNTSLSDNDKLALISDRELQVMKYLGKGNTNQQISDLLHISNKTVATYKTRVFDKLGINNIADLILFCRMNNIIES
- a CDS encoding response regulator codes for the protein MHRFILKKVFTLCCIYIGLAHAEPFSASEQSWIDAHPVVRFSIHEKYAPYLNPSNERQSAAPFMALLSKMEECTRQQYVPVWRKTNQEGLKQLSKGEVDFMIDPPNINKHVLKFGSLSDAIFWGHDAIVTKTSSTLDSPNTKIAYFDRGLENSPSSINGYSEHNQPQSPTRLIQSLIKNEIEALVMPIRLAQLLLRETQNPDLKIDGLYSRDPFAYRWLISDQDAPLRDVLSHFLNDLDPIASRQLFAFGDESKPRATILPWLSAIFVFIIGGAMFYQLQRKYFYQKRAALELLHSKELAEKANAAKSAFLATMSHEIRTPMNAILGVQELLLGSAQFPKKDKPLLKSAQASAESLLGMLNQVLDISKIEAGKLTLNLEPCNPHQLIMDIHAAFSTVAKKQNLLLHTTIDPRLAEVIMIDSLRLRQVLQNLLSNAIKFTAEGEVYFSISVLADDHAGQLLEFRVIDTGAGMGSDQIKLALQAFEQLPATQESYLSEQMRGTGLGLTITNHLVNSMNSHLYFESAPGFGSNVHFSVAFPRTSIAAAQSPGFDSLGTSPKNFISKRRGRKNTLIHALVVEDHPASRQILSLQLEALGISACVCESAAAALELMRENHFDLMLTDQSMPGMQGSELAKQIRSLGNRDLIIIGVTADIYALDSRHQFLASGMNGVLIKPLSLGALENELMRYFESSQGSVSASEPYSFDAFSNLIKNDSHQIIVILEEIEKVHLDALNQLQSDGNQAPMDEVHFQSLVHKVKGGAQLLEATEFTHACESLEIDGALTERIERFITLLEEQNQTIGTYKKKYR
- the dacB gene encoding D-alanyl-D-alanine carboxypeptidase/D-alanyl-D-alanine-endopeptidase gives rise to the protein MRTKFFSPSLISLLAFLYASLVTGQAHSVEILAQDTALQYIPKAVAVSLEKGQIPKEAISISVVEIEPDQPGKITGKTKLDWRSKQAMNPASTMKLLTTLTGLDVLGPQYRWRTNVYTDGLIRQGTLKGNLYLQGTGDPKLVPEELAKMMKGLQNLGIQKIDGNLFFDRSAYAPHVMEHNTIDGESLRAYNVPPDPLLYAFRTLSFQLGKSRTADFIDISYTPPLSQLKVINQMQLVNQSCDSWKSNIHFNLDPESEGGSTNQLLTAQFSGSFPKGCRGVSYNVVALDANTFFTQGFAAAWELAGGAWTQAPTGQSGTLPLAARLLLQFEGIPLADDVQDINKFSNNVMARQLMLTLALEKMGKPASTKNGELVIQSWLKGLGLQFPELVIENGSGLSRNEAISAEHMTQLLVAARNLSVTDTFYNSLPVAGKDGTMKNRLMAHLRKFLHLKKKPEARIKTGALVDVRAISGYVMSKSGRMYAVTSFINHPNALRGLDAHDQLLAWLLNDGPEPKHAR
- a CDS encoding L-threonylcarbamoyladenylate synthase, with the translated sequence MSSDSSALHSSAVINEAVQTLRDGGLVAFPTETVYGLGADAKNPDAIKQIFTAKGRPSNHPLIIHLAAPDKFDQTQVDWVPVLTPWVRDLSEDALKLINAFWPGPLTLVFKKDKSVLNELTGGQDTVAIRAPAHPIAKELLRKFKGGVVAPSANRFGKVSPTSAADVRSEFEGILDLMILDGGDCEVGIESTILDLSSGDHPVLLRPGLITPGEILSKTGIKVYLPGESSSTKQRGDAPRVSGSLRAHYAPTTPLRMYAPGRVLDALSEFPDIKSRVAVAVWDSDSSLGEDGHPSVHFEEFVVPSDSVAFASRLYRSLRDLDQQAWDLILFPEPPKGEEWDGVRDRLQRACFGSGPSLSNHANS
- a CDS encoding 5-(carboxyamino)imidazole ribonucleotide synthase, whose protein sequence is MVDRLEPILPGSYLGILGGGQLGRMFTQAAQAMGYKVCVLDPGSDSPAGSIAEKFIQADYTDSAALKEMAALCKSVSTEFENVPAQALDELEFLGVFVAPRSSCVSLAQNRVAEKKFLATWKAETNIGPAPYCVIEHDADIAHVSADLFPGILKTARMGYDGKGQITVYDSANLVTAWAQLDKVPCVLEKRMDLDFEVSALVVRGYDDAVVAYPVSQNIHRDGILHTSTVPAPSLKPAQEKKIIEAAKALIRKIDYVGVLCVEFFVLKSGDIIANEVAPRPHNSGHYTMDACVSSQFEQQVRSMARLPLGDTRLLAPVSMLNLLGDLWYEGSEDKTREPAWDKVLSHPDAKLHLYGKSDPRMGRKMGHINCLGESLNQARQNCAAVAVELGIEP